The following are encoded in a window of Francisella tularensis subsp. tularensis genomic DNA:
- the nhaD gene encoding sodium:proton antiporter NhaD — MYKKIILILSIVLLPILSFAEDEKTLSAVSVNAVNHPLAIAAIVVFILAYLLVMTEDFTKLNKSKPVIVAAGVIWILVAIVGESLGADNIVHSNFNHIMTEYGELLLFLLVAMAYINLMEDRNVFAKLKSSLLRAGFGYLATFWLTGIIAFFLSAVADNLTTALVMSTVVISIGKDNKKFITMACVNIVVAANAGGAFSPFGDITTLMVWQTGVIKFTEFFAIFLPSLINFLVPAIIMSFFIPKMETQSIIEEKVELKRGAIPVIVLFILTIATAVAFEHTLHLPPSLGMMTGFGYVMIYNYFYGLKIAHENKNPKKHKMPSHAFDIFDKVKEAEWDTLLFFYGILVSVQGLAALGYLGIASQYIYTDMQSIAPSLFSAHTQANTIIGILSAIIDNIPVMFAVLSMNPTMEHAQWLLITLTAGVGGSLLAIGSAAGVAVMGKSKGKYTFIGHLKWTWVIALGYFASIIVHLLVNH; from the coding sequence ATGTACAAAAAGATTATACTAATTTTATCAATAGTGCTGCTACCAATATTATCATTTGCAGAAGATGAGAAAACACTAAGTGCTGTCAGTGTCAATGCGGTTAATCATCCTTTGGCAATAGCTGCTATTGTAGTTTTTATTTTAGCTTATCTACTAGTAATGACCGAGGATTTTACTAAACTAAATAAATCAAAGCCTGTAATTGTAGCTGCTGGAGTAATCTGGATTCTAGTGGCTATTGTTGGTGAATCTCTAGGTGCTGATAATATTGTTCATAGCAACTTCAACCATATTATGACCGAATATGGCGAACTTTTACTTTTCTTATTAGTTGCTATGGCATATATTAACTTAATGGAAGATCGTAACGTTTTTGCTAAACTAAAGAGTTCTCTTTTACGTGCTGGTTTTGGTTATCTAGCGACTTTTTGGCTTACTGGTATAATTGCGTTTTTCCTATCAGCAGTTGCGGATAACTTAACTACCGCTCTAGTTATGAGTACCGTTGTAATATCTATCGGTAAAGATAATAAAAAATTTATAACGATGGCTTGTGTCAATATCGTAGTTGCCGCAAATGCTGGTGGCGCTTTTTCACCATTTGGTGATATTACTACGCTTATGGTTTGGCAAACAGGCGTTATTAAATTTACTGAATTCTTTGCAATATTCTTACCTTCACTTATCAATTTCTTAGTTCCTGCGATTATTATGAGCTTTTTTATACCGAAAATGGAAACTCAATCAATAATTGAGGAAAAAGTTGAACTTAAACGTGGTGCTATTCCTGTTATAGTGTTATTCATTCTAACAATTGCTACAGCAGTAGCATTTGAACATACGCTTCACTTACCACCATCATTAGGAATGATGACAGGTTTTGGCTATGTAATGATTTATAATTATTTCTACGGTCTAAAAATAGCCCATGAAAATAAAAATCCAAAAAAACATAAGATGCCATCACATGCTTTTGATATTTTTGATAAAGTTAAAGAAGCTGAATGGGATACATTACTATTCTTCTATGGGATACTAGTTTCTGTACAAGGTCTTGCTGCTCTTGGCTATTTAGGTATAGCTTCCCAATACATTTACACAGATATGCAATCTATTGCCCCAAGCCTATTTTCCGCACATACTCAAGCAAACACTATAATTGGTATACTCTCAGCTATCATTGATAACATTCCCGTTATGTTTGCTGTATTAAGTATGAACCCTACTATGGAGCATGCTCAATGGCTCTTAATCACACTTACCGCAGGCGTTGGGGGTAGCTTATTAGCTATTGGATCTGCAGCTGGAGTTGCCGTGATGGGTAAATCTAAAGGTAAATATACATTTATTGGTCACCTAAAATGGACTTGGGTAATTGCACTAGGGTATTTTGCGAGTATTATCGTTCATCTTCTAGTCAATCACTAG
- a CDS encoding multidrug effflux MFS transporter: protein MWKYSPLKTILILGPMVFAFALAMDVYMPVLPDMREALHTTQQMVQVTLSLFLVVTGVGQLFLGPLSDQLGRFRVILLSAVLFVIGSVLCALSSNIEFLIASRVVQGLGCCGLSVCAFAIIRDAFSGKTSSMIYSFINAIISVSPIIGPLIGVQLAIHFHWQSAFVFLTGLAVVAFLIVVIFVKESLPVERRKKMSWNVFARYLYVAKSLQFWAFSLAAVSGMASFFILFSMTPYIINYLGYPISEIYVVFGSAGLAFLIGSLFAGVIVNALGVYKTALLGVACVFAAGILSLSIYEIWGLSLWGFFAPCFLATFGCALTVGTGASGSMEPFYEIAGVAAALFGTMEFAISGIIGSIAMLFPATSSLPIAITMIIMSILCFVLLFLIKGKTKH, encoded by the coding sequence ATGTGGAAATATTCTCCATTAAAAACTATTCTTATCTTAGGACCTATGGTTTTTGCTTTTGCATTAGCTATGGATGTCTATATGCCTGTTCTACCTGATATGCGTGAGGCTCTTCATACAACTCAGCAGATGGTGCAAGTGACATTATCTTTATTTTTGGTTGTTACAGGTGTCGGACAGCTTTTTTTAGGACCTCTGTCTGATCAGCTGGGTAGATTTAGAGTTATTCTATTATCAGCGGTATTGTTTGTTATAGGTTCTGTGTTATGTGCTTTGTCTTCTAATATAGAATTTTTGATAGCCTCAAGAGTGGTGCAGGGATTAGGATGCTGTGGTTTGTCTGTTTGTGCATTTGCAATTATTCGTGATGCCTTTTCAGGTAAAACAAGTTCGATGATCTATAGTTTTATAAACGCAATTATATCCGTATCTCCTATTATCGGACCTTTAATAGGTGTGCAACTAGCTATTCATTTTCATTGGCAATCGGCATTTGTATTTCTTACTGGATTAGCAGTTGTAGCATTTTTGATAGTGGTGATATTTGTTAAAGAGAGCTTACCTGTTGAAAGGCGCAAAAAGATGTCTTGGAATGTATTTGCAAGATATCTATATGTGGCTAAGTCTTTACAGTTTTGGGCTTTCTCATTAGCGGCTGTATCTGGAATGGCTTCATTTTTCATACTATTTTCGATGACGCCATATATTATCAATTATCTAGGTTATCCAATATCAGAAATATATGTAGTATTTGGTTCAGCAGGATTAGCATTTTTGATAGGTTCTTTATTCGCGGGTGTTATAGTTAATGCATTAGGTGTTTACAAAACGGCTTTGTTGGGGGTGGCATGTGTTTTTGCTGCAGGTATTTTATCCTTGAGTATTTATGAAATATGGGGATTAAGCTTGTGGGGATTTTTTGCACCATGTTTTTTGGCAACATTTGGTTGCGCACTTACTGTGGGCACTGGGGCAAGTGGTAGTATGGAACCTTTTTATGAAATAGCAGGTGTTGCTGCAGCATTATTTGGGACTATGGAGTTTGCTATTAGTGGAATTATAGGAAGTATAGCAATGTTATTTCCAGCTACTAGTTCTCTGCCAATTGCAATTACAATGATTATTATGTCAATTTTATGTTTTGTGTTACTATTTTTGATAAAGGGCAAAACTAAACACTAG
- a CDS encoding protein-L-isoaspartate O-methyltransferase family protein, which translates to MNFELARENMVKQQVLTEGLSLDGVAKVMADIPREIFLPRELRTLAYCDTNLVVNERELRSPMFTARLIEALAIKVSDNVLKLGLESGYPVALIAKLCKSVELVDYDELGLAVARRQLASIGIYNVEFNSAEHITNIIKNGKKYNCIYISEVVTEDEIDESLLGLLETGGRLIFVVRTAICDKAYLITKTPKQTYEKSFLFNTYNK; encoded by the coding sequence ATGAATTTTGAGCTTGCTAGAGAAAATATGGTAAAGCAACAGGTTCTTACTGAAGGACTTTCTTTAGATGGTGTTGCTAAAGTTATGGCAGATATTCCTAGAGAGATTTTTTTGCCTAGAGAGCTTCGAACTTTAGCTTATTGCGACACAAATTTAGTTGTAAATGAAAGAGAATTAAGAAGTCCGATGTTTACAGCTAGGCTTATAGAAGCATTAGCCATCAAAGTTAGTGATAATGTCTTAAAACTTGGTTTGGAAAGTGGTTATCCGGTAGCTTTAATAGCCAAGTTATGTAAAAGTGTTGAGCTTGTTGATTATGATGAGTTAGGGTTAGCCGTAGCAAGGCGTCAGCTAGCAAGTATTGGTATATATAATGTTGAGTTTAATAGTGCTGAGCATATAACTAATATTATAAAAAATGGCAAAAAATATAATTGTATCTACATATCAGAAGTTGTTACTGAGGATGAGATTGATGAGTCGTTATTAGGGCTTCTTGAGACTGGCGGTAGACTGATATTTGTCGTTAGAACAGCTATATGTGATAAAGCATACTTAATAACAAAAACTCCAAAGCAAACATACGAAAAGAGTTTTCTCTTTAATACATACAATAAGTAA
- a CDS encoding glutamate decarboxylase has translation MALHGKKDTIDNLDFFEQSLPKFKLPLNSQDPLEVYQEIKDELMLDGNSKQNLATFCQTEVDDFIHKLMDDCIDKNMIDKDEYPQTAEIESRCVNILANLWNSSAENAIGCSTTGSSEAAMLGGMAMKWRWRDKMKAQGKDYTKPNLVTGPVQVCWHKFARYWDIELREIPMSNESLIMTPEAVLERCDENTIGVVPTLGVTFTGQYEPVEQVCKALDDFERQTGVDIPVHVDAASGGFLAPFVEPELKWDFRLPRVKSINSSGHKFGLSPLGVGWVIWADKKYLPDDLIFNVNYLGGNMPTFALNFSRPGGQIVAQYYNFVRLGFEGYKKVHQLCYDVAEYIAKELRKMEIFEIIHAGEGGIPAVSWSLKATKEYSLFDISEKVRAKGWQIAAYTMPNNREDLVVMRVLVRRGFSYDLAQLMIRDLVAVIDSLEGKLKILKRSSFAH, from the coding sequence ATGGCATTACATGGTAAAAAAGATACAATTGATAACCTTGATTTTTTTGAACAATCTTTACCAAAGTTTAAACTTCCACTAAATTCACAAGATCCTTTAGAAGTGTATCAAGAAATCAAAGATGAGTTAATGCTAGATGGTAATTCGAAGCAAAATTTAGCGACGTTTTGCCAAACGGAAGTTGATGATTTCATTCACAAGCTTATGGATGATTGCATTGATAAAAATATGATTGACAAAGATGAATATCCGCAGACTGCGGAAATAGAGTCTCGCTGTGTAAATATCCTTGCAAACCTATGGAACTCTTCAGCAGAAAATGCAATTGGCTGCTCAACGACTGGCTCATCAGAGGCTGCTATGCTTGGCGGTATGGCAATGAAGTGGCGTTGGCGAGATAAAATGAAAGCGCAAGGTAAAGATTATACAAAACCTAATCTTGTTACAGGACCTGTGCAAGTGTGCTGGCATAAATTTGCTAGATATTGGGATATTGAGCTTAGAGAAATTCCAATGTCGAATGAAAGTTTAATAATGACTCCAGAGGCTGTGCTTGAAAGATGTGATGAAAATACAATCGGTGTGGTGCCAACTCTTGGAGTGACTTTTACAGGGCAGTATGAGCCAGTAGAACAGGTATGTAAAGCTCTTGATGATTTTGAACGACAAACAGGCGTAGATATTCCAGTTCATGTTGATGCAGCATCTGGAGGTTTTTTGGCACCATTTGTAGAGCCTGAACTTAAGTGGGACTTTAGATTACCAAGAGTTAAGTCAATTAACTCATCAGGACATAAGTTTGGTTTATCGCCACTTGGGGTTGGTTGGGTTATTTGGGCTGATAAAAAGTACTTACCAGATGATTTGATTTTTAATGTTAATTACCTAGGTGGTAATATGCCAACATTTGCACTGAATTTCTCGCGACCTGGTGGTCAGATAGTAGCCCAGTATTATAATTTTGTTAGGTTGGGTTTTGAAGGCTATAAGAAAGTTCATCAGCTTTGCTATGATGTTGCAGAATATATTGCTAAAGAGCTTAGAAAAATGGAAATTTTTGAAATTATTCATGCTGGAGAGGGTGGTATTCCTGCGGTTAGCTGGTCACTTAAAGCAACTAAAGAGTATAGTTTGTTTGATATATCTGAGAAAGTTCGCGCTAAAGGTTGGCAAATAGCAGCTTACACAATGCCAAACAATCGTGAAGATTTAGTGGTTATGCGTGTATTAGTTAGAAGAGGCTTTAGTTATGACTTGGCACAGTTGATGATTAGAGATTTAGTTGCGGTGATTGATTCATTAGAGGGAAAGTTAAAAATATTAAAAAGGAGTAGTTTTGCACATTAG
- the yegQ gene encoding tRNA 5-hydroxyuridine modification protein YegQ has product MKRPELLSPAGTLKAMRYAFAYGADAVYIGQPRYSLRARNNEFSKLEILETAITEAHAQGKKIMLANNIAPHNAKIKTYIKDITPVIALKPDAMIMSDPGMIMLVREHFPDQEIHLSVQANAVNYETVRFWQKFGIKRVVLSRELSLKEIAEIKENVPDMEIETFVHGSLCMAYSGRCLLSGYYSHRDPNQGVCNNACRNNYKVAEAKQNEWGDFEPIQTQSTLGIGTPSDKVVLIENDKEPGQYNPMFEDEHGTYIMNSKDLRAIQHVETMMKMGVDCFKIEGRTKSFFYAARTAQLYDQAIKDALAGKPFDITLMDKLEGLAHRGYTEGFYRRHVYDEYQKYDNSDSRSSTQQFVGEITNFDAHTGYADVNVRNKIKIGDSIELMLPSGSREIILDNMQDKDGKHMEEAKGSGYQAKIKFDNVTAEDMKFALMIKNKSPNI; this is encoded by the coding sequence ATGAAAAGACCTGAATTACTATCGCCTGCAGGAACTTTAAAGGCGATGCGTTATGCTTTTGCATACGGAGCAGATGCTGTATATATCGGCCAGCCAAGATATAGTCTAAGAGCACGAAATAATGAGTTTTCAAAGCTAGAAATACTTGAGACAGCTATTACTGAAGCTCATGCTCAAGGCAAAAAAATAATGCTGGCAAACAATATCGCCCCACATAATGCGAAAATCAAAACTTACATAAAAGATATAACCCCAGTAATTGCTCTTAAGCCTGATGCAATGATTATGTCTGATCCAGGGATGATAATGCTTGTTAGAGAGCATTTCCCTGACCAAGAAATACATCTATCAGTACAAGCAAATGCTGTAAATTATGAGACTGTTAGATTCTGGCAAAAATTTGGGATTAAGCGTGTTGTTTTATCTAGGGAATTATCACTAAAAGAAATCGCCGAAATCAAAGAGAATGTTCCGGATATGGAAATTGAGACTTTTGTACATGGTTCTCTTTGTATGGCTTACTCGGGTAGATGTTTACTTTCTGGATATTATAGTCATAGAGATCCTAATCAAGGTGTCTGTAATAATGCCTGTCGCAATAATTACAAAGTCGCTGAAGCAAAGCAGAATGAATGGGGTGATTTTGAGCCAATCCAGACACAATCTACTTTAGGGATAGGTACACCATCTGACAAAGTTGTCTTAATAGAGAATGATAAAGAGCCTGGTCAATATAACCCAATGTTTGAGGATGAGCATGGCACTTATATTATGAACTCAAAGGACCTACGTGCAATACAACATGTAGAAACCATGATGAAAATGGGAGTTGACTGTTTTAAAATTGAAGGAAGAACTAAATCATTCTTTTATGCTGCAAGAACAGCCCAACTTTATGACCAAGCAATCAAGGATGCTCTAGCTGGTAAACCTTTTGATATTACACTGATGGATAAGCTTGAAGGTCTTGCACACAGAGGTTATACAGAGGGTTTCTATCGTCGTCATGTCTACGATGAATATCAAAAATATGATAATTCTGATTCACGTAGCTCCACACAACAATTTGTTGGAGAAATCACTAACTTTGATGCGCATACTGGATATGCTGATGTCAATGTACGCAACAAAATTAAGATTGGCGATAGTATCGAGCTAATGTTACCATCAGGTAGCCGAGAAATTATCTTAGATAATATGCAAGATAAAGATGGCAAGCATATGGAAGAAGCAAAAGGTAGTGGCTATCAAGCTAAGATAAAGTTTGATAATGTTACAGCTGAAGATATGAAGTTCGCTTTAATGATTAAAAATAAATCACCAAACATCTAG
- the purF gene encoding amidophosphoribosyltransferase gives MCGVIGVAGPDQVSYALFYGLSLLQHRGQDAAGIATMDHGHFFIRKNTGLVSDVFTDEKLEKSKGNMGIGHVRYPTAGSLGAADSQPFYVNNPHGIVFVNNGNLTNVPELAQMLHDIERRHLNTSSDSELLLNFFACGMNKSKGSATSEAVYKACKFVFEHVKGGYACTAMIANFGLIAFRDPYGIRPLMLGFKEYDDGEKAYMVASESVALDISGFKVLRDVEPGEVIIITEDRKVHSKICAKNPVLAPCLFEYVYFARPDSIMNGVSVYQARVDAGKILSKRIKEAWKDKDIDIVIPVPETGRASAQEIATALGVEYREGFVKNRYVGRTFIMPENVDRKNFVRRKLNPIPAEFRDKNVLLVDDSIVRGTTSKRIIEMIRDLGAKSVYLASVSPAVRYPNVYGIDMPVKSDLIAHGKTIEEIRQWIGVDGLIYLPLEDLKEIIQKQNPKIREFEDSVFSGNYITGDVDDAYLDALEKHRKELKELEKKYKGFDN, from the coding sequence ATGTGTGGAGTAATTGGAGTCGCTGGACCAGATCAGGTTAGTTATGCATTATTTTATGGTTTAAGTCTTTTGCAGCATAGGGGTCAAGATGCTGCAGGGATTGCAACTATGGATCATGGGCACTTTTTTATCCGTAAAAATACAGGTCTAGTAAGTGATGTATTTACAGATGAAAAACTAGAGAAGTCAAAAGGTAATATGGGTATCGGTCATGTTAGATATCCTACTGCAGGTAGCTTGGGTGCTGCTGATAGCCAACCTTTTTATGTAAATAATCCCCATGGTATAGTTTTTGTTAATAATGGCAATCTGACTAATGTGCCAGAGCTTGCACAAATGCTCCATGATATTGAAAGACGCCATCTTAATACAAGTTCAGATTCCGAATTATTGCTTAATTTCTTTGCTTGTGGGATGAATAAATCAAAAGGATCTGCGACTTCTGAGGCTGTTTATAAAGCATGTAAATTTGTTTTTGAGCATGTCAAAGGTGGTTATGCATGTACTGCGATGATAGCAAATTTTGGTTTAATTGCTTTTAGAGATCCTTATGGTATTCGTCCACTTATGCTTGGTTTTAAAGAGTACGATGATGGTGAAAAAGCTTACATGGTCGCTAGTGAAAGTGTTGCTTTAGATATTTCCGGATTTAAAGTATTACGTGATGTTGAGCCTGGTGAGGTGATAATAATTACAGAGGATAGAAAAGTTCACTCTAAAATCTGTGCAAAGAATCCAGTTTTGGCACCATGCCTATTTGAGTATGTATACTTTGCACGTCCTGATAGTATTATGAATGGTGTGAGTGTTTATCAAGCGCGAGTAGATGCGGGTAAAATCCTAAGTAAGAGAATCAAAGAAGCGTGGAAGGATAAGGATATCGATATCGTTATCCCTGTACCTGAGACAGGTAGAGCCTCTGCTCAAGAGATTGCAACAGCATTAGGTGTTGAGTACCGTGAAGGTTTTGTTAAGAATCGCTATGTTGGTAGAACTTTTATCATGCCAGAGAATGTTGATAGAAAGAATTTTGTCAGAAGAAAACTAAACCCTATTCCAGCAGAATTTAGGGATAAAAATGTTCTACTTGTTGATGATTCTATTGTCCGAGGTACAACATCAAAGCGTATTATTGAGATGATTAGAGATTTAGGTGCTAAATCTGTTTATCTTGCTTCAGTATCTCCAGCCGTTCGTTATCCAAATGTTTATGGTATTGATATGCCGGTTAAGTCGGATTTAATTGCTCATGGAAAGACTATAGAAGAGATTCGCCAGTGGATTGGAGTAGATGGACTAATATATTTACCATTAGAGGATCTAAAAGAGATTATTCAAAAGCAAAACCCTAAAATTAGAGAGTTTGAGGATAGTGTTTTCTCTGGTAATTACATTACAGGTGATGTCGATGATGCTTATCTAGATGCGCTAGAGAAACATCGTAAAGAGTTAAAAGAATTAGAAAAAAAATACAAAGGGTTTGATAACTAA
- a CDS encoding 4'-phosphopantetheinyl transferase family protein: MPQVSAFILDFEKYKAEDLRGYLCCRNIDSARFNNKQKIFSQFIRYFVLEEFYHISSPIFLNQHGKPYLADNSVFFNISHTQTKLIIAVADQEIGVDIEKLSARRNIIRIAQRYFTSLENQWLAASDNPVKDFYTLWTLKEAQVKRDSLGIAKGLSGANFSKINDSWLSNSYPDDFVTFSYDESIVSICCKNIVAQKINLFEIVDFKFKQIQL, encoded by the coding sequence ATGCCACAAGTCTCAGCTTTTATTTTAGATTTTGAGAAATATAAAGCTGAGGACCTTAGAGGATATCTTTGTTGCAGAAATATTGATTCAGCAAGGTTTAATAATAAGCAAAAAATATTTTCACAGTTTATTCGCTATTTTGTTTTAGAAGAGTTTTATCATATTTCTTCACCAATTTTTTTAAATCAACATGGTAAACCGTACTTGGCAGATAACAGTGTTTTTTTCAATATTAGTCATACACAGACAAAGCTTATAATTGCTGTTGCTGATCAAGAGATTGGTGTGGATATTGAAAAACTATCAGCTAGACGGAATATTATAAGAATCGCACAACGTTATTTTACTAGCTTAGAAAATCAATGGCTTGCTGCTAGTGATAATCCCGTCAAAGACTTTTATACGTTATGGACACTCAAGGAAGCTCAGGTAAAAAGAGACTCGCTTGGGATAGCTAAAGGCTTGAGTGGTGCTAATTTTAGTAAAATCAATGACTCATGGCTTAGTAATAGTTATCCAGATGATTTTGTGACATTTTCATATGATGAATCAATAGTTTCGATATGTTGTAAAAATATTGTCGCTCAGAAAATTAATCTATTCGAGATAGTAGATTTTAAATTTAAACAGATACAGCTTTAG
- the tolC gene encoding outer membrane channel protein TolC: MKKLTLYLLGFLGFCLALANEDTPVPEYKYAGRPIGTDVAENPYSVEKQYAKADQIKVDNKFYNLKKADEVAMVGDTEDKYYSLIDIYKLAAEHNADYQAARSTFAANVETVPTALGALLPQIDFNYNLRRDLYNQFGGRVNDTSNVVNFSGSQVLFDWSKWKTYTQATYLQKSYAMIYAKAEQTLITDTVTAYFELLRAEQALQFQFANEAWNKKLYLTQKYQYNSGMVSYADFKTTDAQYRQAIADRVNAQRNFINAKAVMAKLIGKRISSILYISKDTEFGNPVPDDINYWLNTAEKYNLDIAQKKFEYEAAQEGVGIQWGKFFPQANLTGGIMMSRNALSGSPAQIAEIPTKYDVANIGGQVSWNLLRGGSDYAQLKQASYDNQAANYALLQTKREVYAGTVEAYQTVVLDVVRIEAFRKSVYSGIASVKAILEGFEAGTQTIVDLLNRQAILVQAQLSFADAIFNYVEDYVSLKQLQGSLTYKDIEYINTILGTTDIISQIATE; encoded by the coding sequence ATGAAGAAGTTAACATTATATCTTTTAGGTTTTTTGGGGTTTTGTCTAGCTTTAGCTAATGAAGATACGCCTGTTCCTGAATATAAGTATGCAGGAAGACCTATTGGTACTGATGTTGCTGAAAATCCATATAGTGTCGAAAAACAATATGCCAAAGCAGATCAAATTAAGGTAGACAATAAATTCTATAATCTTAAAAAAGCTGATGAAGTCGCGATGGTTGGCGATACTGAGGACAAGTATTATAGTTTAATTGATATCTATAAGTTGGCTGCTGAACATAATGCCGACTACCAAGCAGCAAGGTCTACTTTTGCGGCAAATGTTGAAACTGTGCCGACTGCTTTAGGTGCATTATTACCACAGATTGATTTTAACTATAATCTAAGAAGAGATTTGTACAATCAGTTTGGTGGTAGAGTCAATGACACTTCAAATGTAGTAAATTTTAGTGGTTCTCAGGTTCTTTTTGATTGGAGTAAATGGAAGACATATACTCAAGCAACCTATTTGCAAAAATCGTATGCGATGATTTATGCTAAAGCTGAACAAACACTTATAACTGATACTGTTACTGCATATTTTGAGCTGCTAAGAGCAGAACAGGCGTTACAGTTCCAATTTGCAAATGAGGCTTGGAACAAAAAGTTATATCTGACTCAGAAATATCAGTATAATTCGGGCATGGTTTCATATGCTGATTTTAAAACTACAGATGCACAATATCGTCAAGCAATCGCTGATAGGGTTAATGCACAAAGAAACTTCATTAATGCCAAAGCTGTGATGGCTAAACTTATCGGTAAGCGTATAAGCTCAATTTTATATATATCAAAAGATACTGAATTTGGTAATCCTGTTCCAGATGATATTAACTATTGGTTGAATACAGCTGAGAAATATAATCTTGATATAGCGCAGAAAAAGTTTGAATATGAAGCAGCACAAGAAGGTGTTGGTATTCAATGGGGTAAATTTTTTCCTCAAGCTAATTTAACTGGCGGTATAATGATGTCACGTAACGCTCTTTCGGGTTCACCAGCACAAATAGCCGAAATTCCAACCAAATATGACGTTGCTAATATCGGTGGTCAAGTTAGCTGGAATTTATTAAGAGGTGGTTCTGACTATGCGCAACTCAAGCAAGCTAGTTATGATAATCAAGCGGCGAACTATGCCTTGCTACAAACCAAGAGAGAAGTCTACGCTGGTACAGTAGAGGCATATCAAACAGTTGTTCTTGATGTAGTTAGAATTGAGGCGTTTAGAAAGTCTGTGTATTCAGGTATAGCTTCTGTAAAAGCGATATTAGAAGGTTTTGAAGCAGGTACACAGACAATTGTTGACTTACTTAACCGTCAAGCAATCCTTGTCCAAGCACAATTATCATTTGCAGATGCTATATTCAACTATGTTGAAGATTATGTAAGTTTAAAGCAATTACAGGGGAGTTTAACCTACAAAGACATTGAGTACATCAATACTATTTTAGGAACTACAGATATAATATCGCAGATTGCAACGGAGTAA